A window from Mytilus galloprovincialis chromosome 8, xbMytGall1.hap1.1, whole genome shotgun sequence encodes these proteins:
- the LOC143042880 gene encoding beta-1,3-galactosyltransferase 1-like has product MTELDNNRSKSSVGYFLLVFVTLVLMASLSLYAITSGHFNKRRTMVERNTEKSYMHMVVNTQTGTIIDQDQTYAINGFNQSILKGSTLKCFGHDFEILINEHTLCEKSDDIDILILISSSQNQFNERQAIRKSWGSECNRNDTAIKCLFVIGNDRLTSGVSTKDSGLQEESTLYKDIVQIDYIDSYGNLTYKTVFSISWAARYCSSAKYVMKTDTDMYVNTNLLPFITKKAPNTFIGGYCWGPSTPHRNRNSKWYVSFKGYKENKFPPMCSGTGYIISMDLVLTILQTSEYIPFFYLEDVYIAMCLKKMRVTPIYLLGFNNIKPRFNPCFYKNDIITSHGVKPRELITFWNQIKSCNVSIIPENVYKPRPLLRVN; this is encoded by the coding sequence ATGACTGAATTGGACAACAACAGATCTAAATCTTCGGTTGGCTATTTCTTACTTGTTTTTGTTACCCTAGTTTTAATGGCCTCATTATCTCTGTACGCTATAACCAGTGGTCATTTCAACAAGAGAAGAACCATGGTTGAACGGAATACTGAGAAATCTTATATGCATATGGTGGTAAATACACAAACTGGAACAATAATTGATCAGGACCAAACATATGCCATAAATGGTTTTAATCAATCGATACTTAAAGGGTCAACATTGAAATGCTTTGGACATGACTTTGAAATTCTTATTAATGAGCACACACTCTGTGAGAAATCGGATGATATAGACATTCTCATTCTTATATCAAGTTCCCAAAATCAGTTTAATGAGAGACAGGCCATTAGAAAATCATGGGGATCCGAATGTAACCGAAACGACACGGCAATTAAGTGCTTATTTGTGATCGGAAATGATCGGTTAACTTCGGGTGTTTCTACGAAGGATTCCGGTTTACAGGAAGAAAGTACGTTATATAAAGATATTGTACAAATTGACTATATCGACTCATATGGGAATTTAACATACAAGACTGTGTTCAGTATTTCATGGGCCGCGAGATATTGCTCGTCAGCTAAGTACGTTATGAAGACAGACACTGATATGTATGTAAATACGAATCTACTCCCCTTTATAACAAAGAAAGCACCAAATACGTTCATAGGTGGATATTGCTGGGGACCTTCGACCCCACACAGAAATAGAAATTCTAAATGGTATGTGTCGTTCAAAGGCTATAAGGAGAACAAATTCCCCCCAATGTGTTCAGGAACTGGATATATTATCAGTATGGACTTAGTCCTAACTATTTTACAGACGTCTGAATATATTCCATTCTTTTATCTAGAGGATGTGTACATTGCAATGTGCTTGAAGAAAATGCGTGTTACGCCAATCTATTTACTTGGGTTTAACAATATAAAACCACGCTTCAATCCATGTTTTTATAAGAATGATATCATTACGTCTCATGGTGTAAAACCAAGAGAACTGATTACATTTTGGAACCAGATTAAGTCGTGTAATGTTTCAATTATACCAGAAAATGTCTACAAACCACGCCCATTATTGAGAGTTAATTGA